In a genomic window of Bemisia tabaci chromosome 1, PGI_BMITA_v3:
- the Mpc1 gene encoding mitochondrial pyruvate carrier 1: protein MAALAKKLTEQLKSKEFRTYLASTHFWGPVANWGIPIAAISDIRKDPKLISGKMTFALCLYSLVFMRFAWKVQPQNLLLFACHATNEAAQLTQGARFINYNYLSSKPAEQ from the exons ATGGCTGCGTTGGCGAAAAAACTGACAGAACAGTTGAAAAGCAAAGAATTCCGAACCTACCTGGCCAG tacccATTTTTGGGGTCCAGTTGCCAACTGGGGAATTCCCATTGCTGCCATCTCAGATATTCGCAAAGATCCAAAACTCATCAGTGGTAAAATGACTTTTG CCTTATGTTTGTACTCACTGGTGTTCATGCGGTTTGCTTGGAAGGTCCAGCCTCAAAATCTCCTTTTGTTTGCCTGTCACGCAACAAACGAAGCTGCTCAATTAACTCAAGGTGCCAGATTCATAAATTATAACTATCTTAGTTCTAAGCCTGCCGAACAATGA
- the LOC109034573 gene encoding endoribonuclease LACTB2, which produces MSTFIAPISRLSNSVIRILGCNAGPMTLQGTNTYLLGTGKSRILLDTGEPNIPEYIDILENLLQNEGATLSDIIVSHWHNDHIGGVKDVLKLTQSNSTVWKYPRASDEMEDLPKEVNFQQLKNRQKFVTEGISLEVIHTPGHTSDHIILWAPENKIVFSADCILGEGTAVFEDLLSYLNSLRLIQTLSAKVIYPGHGPEVTDPEEKIKYYIEHRLKRENQIIETLKSSPNTLFTPLTIVQLLYENLDDGLQQFAAHNIRQHLVKLLKEGKVFEDDDKWQLKNNKL; this is translated from the exons ATGTCAACCTTCATAGCTCCCATTTCTCGACTTTCAAATAGTGTTATCAGAATATTGGGGTGCAATGCTGGACCGATGACACTGCAGGGAACGAACACCTATCTCCTTGGCACAGGAAAGTC ACGAATCTTGTTGGACACCGGTGAACCAAATATTCCTGAGTACATTGATATTCTTGAGAACTTGCTGCAGAATGAAGGAGCCACTCTATCAGACATTATTGTTTCCCATTGGCACAATGATCATATCGGAGGAGTGaaagatgttttaaaattaacgCAGTCTA ATTCGACTGTTTGGAAATACCCTAGGGCGAGTGATGAAATGGAGGATCTTCCAAAAGAAGTTAATTTTCAACAGCTGAAAAATCGACAGAAATTTGTGACAGAAGGTATAAGTCTTGAAGTGATCCACACTCCTGGTCACACTTCCGATCACATCATTTTATGGGCCCCCGaaaacaaaattgttttcagTGCTGACTGTATTCTCGGGGAAGGCACAGCAGTATTCGAAGATTTGCTCAGTTACTTAAACTCATTGAGACTAATTCAAACCCTATCTGCCAAAGTCATTTATCCAGGACATGGTCCAGAAGTTACG GATCCTGAGGAGAAAATCAAGTACTACATTGAGCACAGACtaaaaagagaaaatcaaattataGAAACACTGAAGTCAAGCCCGAATACTTTATTTACTCCACTGACTATTGTTCAATTATTATATGAG AATTTAGATGATGGTTTACAACAATTTGCAGCACACAATATTCGACAACACCTTGTGAAACTTCTCAAAGAGGGGAAAGTTTTTGAAGACGATGATAAGTGGCAGCTTAAAAACAATAAACTGTAG